The Meriones unguiculatus strain TT.TT164.6M chromosome 19, Bangor_MerUng_6.1, whole genome shotgun sequence genomic interval GAATGTGATGGCAATAATGTATTCAGTACCTATTTATTATGTGATAGAATAGTATGTCcaatcataaatatttttaaagaaaacatatgCTGATCATCTTTCCCAGATCCTATTTCTGTGGTCCAAATCCAGTAAAAAATGTCACAGAGGCCTCAGGGAAAGCACGTTGCAACCTTTAGGCTATTCTATGCTTATATACACAGTCTCTGTGAACTGCCAgcctatattttttaaataaacatcaacacacatgcacacacacacagacatacacacatagtgCACATGGCATGTATCGCAGTTACTTACATGAAGTTTTTTATAATGCTCATGTCTGCCTTCAGTAAGGGAGTGCATTGCCTCATAAAGTCATGGTCTTCAATGAGATGCTTGGGAGTGCCTCCAAAATTCAGAAGGTAATGTTGGACTTGTTCCTCTGACAATTTGTTAAGTTCAGGAATTTGAGGCCGGGATACTGACTTGAAATATCAACAAACACAAGGCGCTTGAAACACAGTAGCCAAAATCTCAAGCCCACCTCCTTAAAtcaaggagggagaagaaagtgtTGCAATAACCTTAGACTCATGGTGCCACCAAAATGGCAATCCCAATTAGAACACTAGGTCAGTCCGGGTCTGTGCAGAGGAAGTAAAGAAGATCAAAGCTGGAGGAAGAAGGAGCCAGGAATCATAGGACTGGCTTTAAAAGCCACAGCAGTTACGTAAATTTGGCATCATTTTAAGATTGTTTCCCAGCACCTATTGGCTCCTTTTCTAGAAGTTGATAAGTTCCCAAATGAGGCAACATGCTTTgaagagagagcaggaagggaCAGCACTAACTCAGAGGAGCAGAAACAAGGGGACAATATTCGGGAGGAAGCTGACGTTCCTTTGGGGTCGGGGTATAGAGAGGAATATGTTGAAAGATCACAGAAGTTTTATTAGTGCTTGGCATCTCTGCCATAATCCCAGGCTAGACCAAAGGAGAACAACGGCCCGATTTTAGTACcccatttccctcttctttaTCCCCCCCATCCAAAGAGAACCAGAACACTTACGTGGGGGGCACATGCACTGGACACAAAGAAGTGCAGGGGCTCCATGTTGTGTTTCTCCTTCAGGCGCAGCGCCGTCAGAAGAGCAATGTAGGATCCCAAACTAAACCaagggaaagacaaacatgacAGATGGTGTTGGGCCAAACCTGTGGTAACCAGGCGGAACGAACACAGCATCAGCGTAGCAAGTGGTTCAGGCCGGAGAGACGCTCAGTCAGCAAAGCCCTTGCCTTGCAGGTGCGATGGGCCAAGGTACGATCCCCAGAACTAACGTTGAAAGATGAGTTCAGCTGCTCAGGCCTGAAATCTCAACAACGCAAAACTGAGAGACAGTTGGGAGAATCCCTGCAAAATCATGGGCTTGGTAGTTTTGCCTTTGTGGTAAAGTTTCAGGCCATTGAGAGACCCCAACTTAAACAAAAGGTGGGAGCAGTGGTTTTTGATTGATAGGTGATGAAGGTTTGTTGTCATTTTAGGGGATTGGTTGCAAGTTGTTAATTGTCCTGgtcagagaggaaacaaagtatAGAAGGCGAGATTCAGgatttccttccctctttttctttcctctgtttttctttctgtcctatCTAATGTTtggggaaaaggggaaagaagggatggaaagaaaaagaggaggggatATAGAAATAACATAGGAATAGCaggaaaaagggtagattattgaatctactcttaAAGATcttttgtatattgatacaaaattaatgtTATATTTTGGTTACAACATACTATGTATCAACTCTTTAAGGTAATTCTTAAAAATGCAATATGAAATTCTAGTCCTTTTAAGATTACTGTCACAAACTgtttaaaataattaagaaatgaaaactaACAGTCAAtcaattttgtggttttgttaGGTACTAGTATAGTTAAGCGCAAATGTTTTCTAAGTTAATCAGAGAGTATATAGCTAGAAACAAGTAATTCAGATATACTAGAGATAGATAAagggtcttcaaaaacctcagagatctatATAATATGgcctttaaagatgttttattaagACTTTTTTTTACAATGAGATATTTCAACTTCTGGCAGCCCCCATATTATTTCAAAGAAGATGACAAGCATCAAAGAACCTCACAGAGATAGTTTTATTTGTGGCAAGCTAGCTATTGACCAAGAAAATGTCCTTGCTAAAACTGCAGACAGAATAGTGTCCAAACGGACACAGGAAGGTTGTCTGCCGagctttgcaaggacaaggtagGCAAATCCTTCATAtgcctgcttcacagaaaagtctgtcagatattctgagcagtaggctgaagatgatgctccagtgTTATAGAGAAATCttgggtgactgtccaggcagccagcagtctctaacatttctataattttggaagctgcttgctctgcacttcctATTTATTCAGATAatttccttctcaggtctctgatgtgGTTGAAGATTTAACAGTTTTAGCcttacaattaagcttaagttgtttaggatttaagatgTCTTAAGTTTAAAAAGACGTTTTTTGATCAGTAATGCAACTTTTGATATAAAGTGGTTTAGGTACAAAACTTTGactcaccaagataggatagatagtagAGCACTTTCTTCAAGGTTGCTAAAATCATATGGACATTATGAATGTAACTTTTACCCTATAGTGTAtggtttattgatgttagagaaaAAGTCTTTTATTTAGACAAAGGGGGaaagtgttgcaggatatttgatcccattttgagccctgagattgtgaactgtaaaaatctgtttcttgtttggtgtggttcagctctaacacacaccattaatccaagaactttctgcttATTGGAAACAGGTGATGATGTTGTGGCTCAACATAGCACTCACCTTTCAGCCAAGAGCTAGATAAAATCAagcctaggtcaagaggcagagcaagaaaccagcttatagagatgaaacagaaaggaaggaattgGAGAGAAGAGTATGTTAAGACAGCATGGGCTcttcagttttttaatttttagctttttccttctgggatgtgagctgagtaggaaggtcagctgggtgcttgctctgcctctctgagctagcaagttttcaccccagcatctggctcccaagtcttcattggtaaaatcaaatgaattggagttttgtttttttaaaataacactgtAACAGTCGTGATTTAAGATAATTACCCAACAGTCTGTTTAACTGGGAGATAAAAGTTGTATCTCACAAAACACAAGGTGCACTTATGGCTGAAGATGATTTCTAGGGCCTTGAATGTGATGGGCAAATGCTTTAACATTGAGCATCTATCTTGAGTCCCACATGCTGTTTACAATAAGATTAAAATACCTGTGGCCAAAAAATGCAAATGCTTTATCCTGGATGATGGGCAGCAGAGCAGATACAATTTCATCAGCTATCTGGTAGATGTCATTTGCGAAAGGCTCTTGAACACGGGTTTCTCTTCCAGCAAGCCTTACAGCATGCACTGGAGGTTAAGAGACAAGTCACtcacacaaacagaaaatgctGTAAACGGGTTAACAGATTAATGAGATACTATGGTGCTGAAAAAGCCTCGTTTTTACACGACGCAACCAATTTCAAAGCAAATAATAATGGTCAAACTTGGCACAGTGGCTCTGAGGTAAAGCCTGGTTttcctaaattgcttttggtcatggtgttttatcatttGAGACCTGAGGTAAGTGCTGCTGGAGTCCCAAGAGAAGGACCAGAGGCAAGCTGAGAAGACATTTCTAAAAAGacattttataaaggaaaaacgtcagaagaagaaaacggcTGGAATAAAAATTCCATAGAAACATGAAAGCGTCAAAGCATTAGAAGAACATAGAACCTGCGACCTACACAAACGGGGTGCCATTTCCCCTAATGTGCACTTCACTGTATTAACACAAGAGGGCACTCCTGAACCGAGAGAGTGAGCTAGCAACTCATCACCCAATCCCCAGCCCTCTGGGGAGGACAACCAAGAGCAGAGACAAACCTAACACAGATTACAGAAACGGAAGACCTGACATCTCTAGCCAGTGAAAACACTTACTAACTATCTcacagaggagaagaaaacaaagcccaAAGTGGATTAATTCCAatgtgaaatgaagaaaaaaaaaatcactgtaattTGGAAATTTAAAATTCTGACTAGAAACAGACAAATAATTACACAAAGACTgccagaaagaaattgaataaaaagACAATAGTTATTTCAAAACTGTTtcaaaactgaaagaagaaaaaaaaaactttccttgTGATAAGACAGGGGCAAAGTATTTGTGGACACAGAGAGCTGGAAcgaaagaactagaaaaagagaacaagatgacaaaggggctggagagatggcgcagcagtTAAGAGGGCTGGCTTCCAGAGAGCaggaccccagcacccacacagtggcccacaaccatctgtaactgcagtccgagggaatccaacaccctcttcaggCCTGTGTGGGCACCtcacatacatggtacacagacaaaacacccaaacacataaaattttaaaaaagaaatcttaaatgaagaaggagaagattgaaaaaaataaGTAGCAGACACAGAAGTCAGAAAAGCCATATCCTAAGAAATCGTGTAAAAACGTCCCTGAAATAAGACAGGGATCTTCACAGTGgcaggagagaattgactcctgaaagttgtcctctcacttccACACAAGTTTTGCAGTGGGTGTGCTCTTCCCCCTGAAAGTATTaaaggtaaacaaacaaacaaacaaacaaacaaaaaaaaaacaacaagcctCCAATAATTGTATCTCATCTAAAATCATGTTTCTAGTGATTGAGAAAACTGAATCATGATGGTTAAAACTGGAACCTAGGGATTAGGAATATAGTTCCATTGGTCAAGGGCTTGATGGGCCATGCCATGCCAGGGAGGCAGAAAACCAGGCTCCAGGGGACTTTCTGTGTGCCAGCCTACTCAGTAAGCACAAGGGAAGACAGTTTCTGAGAAACAACCCAGAGGTTGCTGTTTCtacacacgcatgcatgtacacacagcaCGAGTCAGAattcctctaatcccagcactcgggaggcagagacaggaggagctctgtgagactggggctagcctggtctacagaccaagttctaggaaaaccaaggctacccctgtctcgaaaaaccaaaaaaaaaaaaaaaaaggaaagaaagaaaaagaaagaaagaaaagaaaaattttaaacttcaGACGAATACACCATTATAACACAGAGTTGATCATGGTGTTACCTGACTTTTGCTGACAGAGTGAAGCAGGACCACAGCAAAAGCAAATCTTTCCAGGAGCTCAGGGAGGGCACAGCAGCAGTGACCTACGCTCAGTGTGAGAAGGGCTCCGCTTGCTCTAAACAGTATGCTAAAACAGGGgactcctgttctttttttattctttagttAGGAGAGGTTATAGTTTTGAGAAAAGACTTTTAGATGGTGGCATACCAGAAAAGCAAGCTCTATGCCTTAAGAGGGGCCTCAGCTGAACTGACTCATAAAGGATTGGAAAAGATCTATCAAAAGATAAATGGAGGATGTGGTGGCAAATTTTGGTCGTCAACATGAAGCCTCAGCTGAAGAATTACtttcatcagactggcctgtgggcatatctATGAAACATTTCTGgtatgttctgttttgtttttctggtttttttgagacaggatttctctgtgtatccttgagtGTCTTGGCTGTCTGAGACTCACTTTGTACGCTAagatagcctcgaactcacagtgattcgcttgcctctgcctctgggattaaaggtatgcaccaccacgctCAGCTTTGGAACATTTTCCTGATTACTAATTAATGTAAAATGGTTCAGCCCAGTCTGGAGAGAACCATTCCCAGGTAGAtgagcctgggctgtataagaaaggtagctAAACATGAGCTTGAGGACAAGCTAGTAAGAATTTGCTCCACGGTTTCTGCTTCAAGTATTTGCTTCAGCTCTCCTCAGTAATAAATTGTAGATGCCTGTAAGATAAAatgaacccttttctccccagttAGTTTTTGGTCGTTGTACTTATCACAGCAGCAAGAAGCAAACTAGAGCAGAAGGTTTACGAAAAGAGAGATGGAAACAAGAAGAAATCATGGGTTGTGTTTTAATGTCTGGGAAGGTAACATTTGGAGACAGAAGCATCAAACCATACTGAAAAGGACTCTTAATGGTTCTAAAGGCTACATGCTACGTAACAATTGTCTTTAAATTGAAATGTTCCATCCTTGATAGGGGCTCCTTAAGTCTAAGGAGGTCAATGAAACTTCTGTGGTTCGAGAAGTCAGCAACTCACAAATCTCAGACTGTTCCTGTAACTTACAAGACTCAGAAGGCCCTTCCCAAAGATTATAAAAACATTTACTATTGCTGAAGTGAAGAGACTTTTAAACAAGAAGAGTTGCCTGTAAGCCACAGGGAGCTCCAGAGACGCAGTTTTACAAGTCATCATTTATACTGGGATGAGCATCTGGTAATGTGTCAATCTTTGAGTAATTCATATGCTGGCAAGTAAACCACTCATGCACACATCTATAAGTAACCCCCCAAAACTCACTAGCTCATTAAGTTAGCcaagtatctatctatctatctatctatctatctatctatctatctatctatctattgtgtgtgcagtgttctgcctgcatataggCCTGTAGGCCAGACAAgtgcaccaaatctcattatagatggttgtgagtcacaatgttgttgctgggaattgaacccaggacctttggaagagcacccagagctcttaaactctgagctatctctccagccccttagagTGGAGTTTTTTATTGGCCTGACTTTAGTGCCCCTACCTGGAAAAAAATAGACATTTGTTTACATCTCTCCAGGAAAAGTCACAAACCACCAATATTATCAGTGAGTAAACAGTCCCAGTTACAAAGGTCTCGTCACCACATTCACTATTGTAAAGTGGAAACACAGTATGCACAAGATGTAAAAAGAGAGATAAGTACACTATTAAGAGAGATTCCACATGTcaaatggagaaaaaggaaaacttGACAATGTAGCTCCTATAGCTGCACAGGAAAATTTGTACTTGATATAGAGAATATACATATCATATCAGCAGTCACAGAATATCTGTGAACACAGATCATAGTTAAGGGGGAAAGGCACAGAAAATTtaacaaaatagaacaaaaaataCCAGTCTCTGAGAACAAAGTAATATGTCTAGGAACCATCAATGTGAGCGACAACACATTTCTAAAGCTACTCTGTTAAAAGACAAACAAGTCATTTTTCACTGTTGAgtgaaaagggaaaacaaaattaactatagaacttaaaaacaagaaaggataaATGTTAGGTGATGCCATTGGATTGAATGTCATCTTGAGTCTTAAAAGAGGATATCAAGCTAATTGTTGATtggttgggaattttttttttttttttttttttttttttggttcagctCCACTATGGAATTCCTTTGAGAGAGTTTGGTAGAACATAAGTGCATATATTTGATAGTAAAAGTGTTCAGTGTTAGGCTCTAAAGCTTCAGAATAGCTATTCAAACTGTACAGAAGCTCATTTAGATGTATATAGCCTTTGGACCTGGTTAATTGTgaggggtgattttttttttattagagtcTTCACAgtgatgttttgatttttaaaaaggatataatgaaaatgtttattttaaaaatccataaataaagaagttttattttagaaaGCATGAAATGATAAATGTAAGATGATTTTTAAATAGTCTATGTTAAACACTTGGACAATTGTATGAAATCTGCATACCTTTAAAGAAGCAATCACAGAAATAGCCCTACGTTCTCATTATTTagtaaactgaggcaggaagattgggaGGTTGAGGTAAGCCTGGGCTACCTAATGAGGTCCTGtgtcaaaaccaaaacaaaattaataaatcacAATTGAACTcagtggggggaaaaaaggaaattttAGGCCAGGTgtagaggcacatgcctttaataccagcactcgggaggcagaggcaagcgatgtcagtgagtttgaggccagcctggtctaaagagtgaatCCAGGATGACCAGGGTTATgtagagaaatgctgtctcaaaaagccaaaaaaaaaaaaagtttttagagAAGAAATAGAGCATTGTGTACTTATTAATGTGTCTTATGACAATATGTCACGTAACCCAGGCGAGTCgcctcaaattcactatggaGCCACGTGTTGAGCTTGTGCCACTAGGCCTGGCTCATGTACTACTAGGAATTTAATCCagagctttgtgtgtgtggttctcCCAACACTAGAATTAGAGTTAAGggctggaagagagggaacaggacaggagcctaccatagaggtcctctgatgAACTCaatccagcaggggatcaaagcagatgctgacactcaaagccaaactttggacagggcacagggagtctcatggaagaagaggggatgtaatggaaggacccagaggggacaggagctacagaaggagCCCAACAGAGCTataaaatctgggcccagggagtcctgcagagactgatacaacaaccaaggaccatgcgtggagaggacatacatacacacatcagaTATAGCTGACTGgcagcccctatcagtggacttggggaggggcatgcgtgaagaagggggagggagggtggggttgggaggggaggagagaggggcttatggggggatacaaagtgaataaagtaatttaaaaaaatgaatttgttttgtattttctcaGAAGTTTCCAAAGCAGCAGGGATCTAAGACAGGAGGACCACAAAGTGGAGGCCAATCTGGCCTAGATAGCAAATGGaacatgtctttctttcttttcttttttttttttaagacaaaactTTAAATAACGTATACTGCTacctatgttttatttttatttttatttttttggtttttagagacagagtttctctatgtagccctggctgtcctgaacttgctttgcagaccagtctggccctgaactcacagagatctacctgcctctgcctcccagtgctgggattaaaggcatgtgccacaattaCCCAGCAGCTACAGCATCTGTGAAGAGACAGAACATAGATGCGCATGGCAGGGTCTGCTTATAACCCAcatacttgggagactgagggaggaagagcttgagtttgaggccagcctgggctacatagcaagaccctttattttaattgaattaaaataaagaagtataacttaattttttttttttatctttagtgTCTTGTCTCCAAAGAGcatggaaagaagagagaaagtagTTTTTCAGACCCTACTTGCTGAGTGATCAAGCTTATTCCACCTGTGAAAACCCTTGTCAATTGCAAGTACTTTCCCTGTGAAGCAGTGAAAACGCCCTTCCCCTGGGGATGTCTTCTAAAATCCCACCGTCTTAGTACAGTAAAAGAACATCAGAAAAGTCCAAACAGGAAACATTCTACAAAGCATTTAACTGGAACCGCTCAAAACTGTCCAGGGCCCTGGGAAATGGAGGCAAAATGATcctaaattcaaagccagcccggGCATCAGGAGATCTGTCTCGGTTTAGACTAACGATGGTTAAGAGGCGTGAAAGCTAAGTAGTGCAGTATCTTAAGTGAGACGAGCAAAGGACACCAGGGGATCTATCTGTTgctcttctgtttctgtgataaagtGCCAAGGCCAAATGTGACCTACGGAAGACAGAGTTTATCTCGACCTGTGATTCCAGAGGAGTAAGAACCCATCATGGcaaggaagctgagagatcacatttTTAACTGTAAGCTTGAAGCAGAGACAGCAAAAAGGAAGGTGTCCCAGACTCCACATGCAGTGGCACCCTtcccccagcaaggccacacctcccaaaccTCCCCAGACAACAACTGGAAGCAGCCGGCCAATTAGCTTAGACTTGCTGTGGACCTCAGGggtcctcctgcttcctccaCCTCAGTGCTGGGCTTTCCAGCGTGCATTGCTACACCTGGCATTTTAATGCATGTTCTGGGCATAGAACTCAGCTCACTGTGCTTGCAAGGCAGGCACTCTAACCTACCAGTCTGCCCATCTCCTGAGATCTACTTTTAATAAACCAACAGCCAGAAGTGTTGGCACCTTCACAAAGCAGAAGTACAAATTACAGTACAGCACCATAAGCAGTCATAAATTAAAAGATCAGGATTGCAGCAAGGACGTAAAGCTCACCCATTTCTCTCTTAAGACAGCGTATTATATCAAATATGTCAAGATCTTCAGATAGATAATAGGCAGGTGTGGTGGAGCATATGGATATcagtgcatttgaggccagcttggcctacatagtgagctccgggtcatccaaggctacatagtgagaccctgactcaaaaacaaacaaaataacacaaaatataGGTAAGCTAGGCATGGTGATTTACACCTGtaattctcagcactcagagggATGGAAAGGAGGGTCACAAACTAGATGCCATCCAGAGTAACATAATAAgactcctgtctgtctgtctgtctgtctgtctgtctgtctgcccatATCCATCCGTCTATCTATCACTCTATCACTCTATCACTCTatcactctatctatctatctatctatctatctatctatctatctatctatctatctatctttaaaaGGAATAGACAGTGAGGGAAGATGGCAGATTCTAGACACTCAGAACATTCCCACATCTCCACAATCTGAAAGAAAGTGTAAAGTGCATAGCCGCAGAGAGGGATGGTAGCAGGGAACAGCACAGGGGTACAACAGAAAACACTCAAGACTAAATAAAACCCAAAAACTTTAGATCTGTAACAAGAAACAGAGGACTTTAACATCAAATAACATGGCAGGGAGATAAGAAGCACCTGCCCAGCGGGGTACCAGCAGCTAAGAAAAGGAAAGCTGCGCACTGCACTGCCCTGTCTGCTGACACCCCACTGTGGGGTGACTGATGCAGCCAGGAGCCACAAAGTTTCCCTGTGCTCGCAGCATGCTCGCTGACACTGCAATAAAGAGCATTGTAAGAGACTTTTCCTCAGGATATGGTTGCAcctgcctttagtcccagtactcaggaggcagacacaggtggatctctgagttcatggttGGACtggactatacagtgagaccctgaaaagccagggctatgcagagaaaccctgtctcaaaaaaataaaatggaaggaaagaaagaaagaaaagaaaaagaaagaaagtcttcCTGGCAAATTCTTCTACAAGAGCCCTCGGTTCCAAGAGCCATGCTCCTCAATTAGCTAAGCAGACAATCAAGAATCAGAAAAGTAGTGTGACCTAGACAATGGCTTGACCTCTGACTTGGGCACTGTCTGCTTTGGCCAAGCTGAGAGGACAGTGGGGTGTGCTGAGAGGTGGGAACTGTGCCCCTACCTCTGGGAAGAGGATCAAGTCTAGCTGTGCATAAACAGAGCAAGGGCTGGAACTGAGAACAGCACGGCGAGGGTGTACAAGCCTGTATCCTGCTTTATCAGCAGAACCTGGTTCATCTTGCCTGCTTCTAACCCTCAGAGCACCAGCGACTCCTGGTAGAAGCATTCTGCTCAAGCGTTTTCCACTCCCATGCCTGTAATGGCAGAGTGATGATGTTGTCTGGGAAAACCCAAGTAATTGGTCCTCCATGTTGGCTAATGACAGCCTGAGAGAGCTCCTACACTCGCCTCAAAGCTCTGTTGGAATAAATATAGGAAGAAGTCAGCCCAGATAATGCAATCCTGATAATGCAATCCTCAGCTCTTCAAACAGGGTGGTGTACAACCTGAAACAGTACTTGGGTTCTAACTTGTATGTCCCCTAGAGCAAGTAAATGTCAAAGAGAGGTTGCAGGTGAGGGCACAGCATTGTAACATTGTTGGTTTTAACAAAATCCCAATCATTAGATTTTAACTGTAAAGactcaggagtc includes:
- the Olah gene encoding S-acyl fatty acid synthase thioesterase, medium chain, which gives rise to METTAKRTRSEKILNCLYQKPEAVFKLICFPWAGGGSLHFAKWGQTTSGLLEVHAVRLAGRETRVQEPFANDIYQIADEIVSALLPIIQDKAFAFFGHSLGSYIALLTALRLKEKHNMEPLHFFVSSACAPHSVSRPQIPELNKLSEEQVQHYLLNFGGTPKHLIEDHDFMRQCTPLLKADMSIIKNFIFDTPSKALLSRDITCFVGSEDIVKDLEGWKDITSGKTDIHMLPGDHFYLLEPDNENFIKNYITRCLELASLDCF